In the bacterium genome, ATGCCCTGGTGGCGCCCAAAAATGTCGATATGTTGATGCGGCAAAAGGTCTTCACCTTGAGTGAAATCGAGTCGCGTTATCACACCAAACTGGAACAATACATCAAGACCATCGAGATCGAGTGCGAGACCTTGAACAACCTGATCAACGGCATGGTGATTCCCGCAGCCATGACCTACCAGGCAACGCTCATCGAGGTGGTGCAGGGATTGAAAAGCCTTAACGCCGTGGTGACCGAAGCTTCGTACCATCCCGAGATCGATCTGCTGAAAAAAGTCACGGAGACCATCGCCCGGCTCAAAGCCAGCCAGAACGATTTGATGGCCGCTGTGGAAAAAGCAGAGGTGATCGAGGATCTGTCGCGTCGCGCCAAGTTCATCGCGGATCACATTATTCCTTTGATGACCAAGGTGCGCAAACCAGCGGACGAGCTGGAGAACCTGGTGGCGGACGATCTGTGGCCGTTGC is a window encoding:
- a CDS encoding glutamine synthetase type III; translated protein: ALVAPKNVDMLMRQKVFTLSEIESRYHTKLEQYIKTIEIECETLNNLINGMVIPAAMTYQATLIEVVQGLKSLNAVVTEASYHPEIDLLKKVTETIARLKASQNDLMAAVEKAEVIEDLSRRAKFIADHIIPLMTKVRKPADELENLVADDLWPLPKYSEMLFIL